One window of the Candidatus Eisenbacteria bacterium genome contains the following:
- a CDS encoding N-acetylmuramoyl-L-alanine amidase, whose amino-acid sequence MAADSALARPHPGYDALRESLDSLDSSELRGRRIAIDPGHGGFFRGSIGVNGLTESEANLAVSLRLRERLVAHGASVFLTRETDHDFLVAGDSALRSDLAERMRRANAFDPELFVSVHHNADPAGRHDQNETQTYYRFDDDGPSLDAAQDVHRALVRNVGIAAQRVIPGNYFVLRSSAAPALLTETSFLTNPDVEARLRDPKAIAIEAEALAIGIARYFARPRPVVDRFVARVAAIELADSARTDGDPVLTARLRGATDAIHWTVDGARQTPARFGDSLAWLPPAPWTHGWHDARLSARLAGAGSTRERRVRFFVAKPIARLQVEPADALDDDAKRIAVRIELRDAWDAAPRDSGLVEVRRRSGVGIVPALQRVTIRDGVGFAYLT is encoded by the coding sequence GTGGCGGCTGACTCCGCGCTCGCGCGTCCGCACCCCGGCTATGACGCGCTGCGAGAGTCGCTCGACTCGCTCGACTCTTCGGAGCTGCGCGGCCGCCGGATCGCGATCGACCCCGGCCACGGTGGCTTCTTCCGCGGCTCGATCGGCGTGAACGGTCTGACCGAATCCGAAGCCAATCTCGCCGTCTCGCTGCGGCTGCGCGAGCGACTGGTCGCGCACGGCGCGTCCGTGTTCCTGACCCGCGAAACCGATCACGACTTCCTGGTCGCAGGCGACAGCGCGCTGCGATCGGATCTCGCCGAGCGCATGCGTCGCGCCAATGCGTTCGATCCCGAGCTGTTCGTGTCGGTTCACCACAACGCGGATCCCGCCGGCCGGCACGACCAGAACGAGACTCAGACCTACTACCGCTTCGACGACGACGGCCCCTCGCTCGACGCCGCGCAGGACGTCCATCGCGCGCTGGTCCGCAACGTGGGGATCGCGGCCCAGCGGGTGATTCCCGGTAACTATTTCGTGCTGCGATCGAGCGCCGCCCCCGCACTGCTGACCGAGACCTCGTTCCTCACCAACCCCGACGTCGAAGCCCGGCTGCGCGACCCGAAGGCGATCGCGATCGAGGCCGAAGCGCTGGCGATCGGAATCGCCCGCTACTTCGCGCGCCCGCGCCCCGTGGTCGATCGCTTCGTCGCGCGCGTCGCCGCGATCGAACTTGCCGATTCCGCACGCACCGACGGCGATCCGGTGCTGACCGCGCGCCTGCGAGGCGCCACCGATGCGATTCATTGGACGGTCGACGGCGCGCGCCAGACGCCGGCGCGGTTCGGGGATTCGCTCGCATGGCTCCCTCCCGCGCCGTGGACGCACGGCTGGCACGACGCGCGGCTCAGCGCGCGGCTGGCCGGCGCAGGGTCCACGCGCGAACGGCGCGTGCGGTTCTTCGTCGCGAAACCGATCGCCAGGCTCCAGGTCGAGCCCGCGGATGCCCTCGACGACGATGCGAAGCGCATCGCGGTGCGCATCGAGTTGCGCGACGCGTGGGACGCGGCCCCACGCGACAGCGGGCTCGTCGAGGTGCGGCGCCGCTCCGGCGTCGGGATCGTGCCCGCATTGCAGCGCGTGACGATTCGAGACGGCGTCGGCTTCGCGTACCTGACG